The Camelina sativa cultivar DH55 chromosome 16, Cs, whole genome shotgun sequence sequence GTTTGAGGCGCCATCAAGTGGCTCTGGCTCTCGACGCCACCAACACCAAGTGCcttctttaacaaaagtaaactgGTTAGCATAACATCAAAATACCAAACCGGTCATGTGCCTTCATAACCAAACCAGAAGAAATCTTATTAGCTCCTTGAAGATAAACCAAACGTAAACCGGATAATATTTgtacaaaaaaaacccaatacCTGGAGATCTTCTGGATTAAAGATACGTTTGATGGAATCAGGACAGAATAAACCACCATTATCAGCTTGAAAGTCCATGAATGGATCATGTGGCTTATTGGTTTCGGATCCCACATGATTATTCCCGGGAAGTAAACCAAGATTACTTTCAGCACATAATAAACCGGTGCTCATATACGCCGGTAAACCGGAGGTACGGAAGAAAGAGTAAGAAGGGTTCAAGCCATGATTGTAACTTGGGACTGAAGAAAGACAATCTTCTTCGAAAACCCCTGATTGTAAAGGAGAAGGAGCTAGAGAGGAAACCGCTGGTAGAGACAGAGGGTCTCCAGAGAATGAAATGTTAGGAGGCTGGTGAGTAACTTGGAGTCCTGAAGAGAAATCAAACTGGTCTTGGCTCGTTGCCGTAAGGAGTTGATCGATGACTGGATATTGcagtgaagatgatgagaaatcGATTGAAGCCGTTATGTCGTTTTCGAAATCTTCTTGTGAGTCAAAGATTATGGAAAGAtccgtgttgttgttgtcatcttcttcgtcttgaaGTTctgtgttcttgttgttgttgttgttactgttCTCAGTTGTTGTGGTTGTGTTAGTGTTTGAATGGAAGCTTCCGGATTTCTCAAGAATGTTTGAAGTAGAAGTGACTTCAGAGGTTTGATTGAAGGTTTCTTGAAAGAGTTGTGGATCGCAGAAATCGAAGATTTGAGCACTAAGAGGGCTCGTGATATCATCCTGATGATATATAGAACAAAGAAACGTTAATTAGATCCAAAAGATTATATCGAGCAGAGAAAGTAGTAAATGATCAAGAAAGACATTACTTTAAAGCCAAGCATCAAAAGAAGAGAACAGAGGTTAAATTTGCGTGAGTCACAAGAAAAAGTAACGGGTGAGATCCTTAAGTAGTTACAAGGTTGGTTTTTAAGGCAGATTTATAAATATGCTCGAGTAAATCTGTTTTTCTCGTGGCTTAATTATCTATAGAGAATCTATAAGAtgtttttattctgtttttagaCATCAAAACACTCCAAGATTTTCGTGTCTTGATCAaatccaatgtttttttctctttggtttctaATTTCTGTTTAGGAGAATGTTGGTAAAGAGAGATTAAATGCATCTGTTCTTTCATGTGACATGTTAACAAGAAGTTGGAATagctaaaaaagaaaaagtaaagaagagtGGTTTCTATAAAAGGAAAGTTTTCTGATTCTGGTATTTCTTTTTCGTATTGacaagaaaaattgaaattgcCTGGTATGAACCAACATCTAGATTTTTATCCcacaaagaaaaagtaaaggGCACTTCATTAAATATCAGAACATGTAAGAAACCttcatcatgatcatcatcatataaCACATCACAATGCTCCTAGTGAAAATTCACATAATGTGTCTTTCTATTTGCatcaaacaatacaaaatatatcCCAAGGTGACCAGAGTTTTACGTTTGATGAAAATTAAATCTACACTTCGATAGGATAGAAATAGTGAAATGATTACTGTTGCTTTGTAGAACACTTTTCAAGATCATGCATGTGACGATTTTCTATTGGCTTATAGGTACCAATCGTAGGCGAAGAATGGGAACTATATATGATAATGATAATGTTCAAAAACTGGATTCGAAAGATAAATTTTAGTGTGTAGAGAATCAcaccaaaaaataagaaaagctgAAAGGGAATGAAGCAATTTAAAAAGAGATCAAATGGAATataaggagaagaaaatgacgtttcacaaaaagaaaaaagaaaaaaaaaactaactaattgAAATTGTATATGATTGTCCAAAGCAAAGGCCTAATAAAATTACACAGTTTATAAGATTAGACTCGAGTTTTATATGATCTACGCAACAAATGCATGcatataaatgaataaaaccaagaatgagaagaaaattACGATGGAAAGCTGATCGTGAGACGAGATCACGTCTTGCAACATGTTTAATG is a genomic window containing:
- the LOC104749536 gene encoding two-component response regulator-like APRR7 isoform X3, with protein sequence MLGFKDDITSPLSAQIFDFCDPQLFQETFNQTSEVTSTSNILEKSGSFHSNTNTTTTTENSNNNNNKNTELQDEEDDNNNTDLSIIFDSQEDFENDITASIDFSSSSLQYPVIDQLLTATSQDQFDFSSGLQVTHQPPNISFSGDPLSLPAVSSLAPSPLQSGVFEEDCLSSVPSYNHGLNPSYSFFRTSGLPAYMSTGLLCAESNLGLLPGNNHVGSETNKPHDPFMDFQADNGGLFCPDSIKRIFNPEDLQKALGVGGVESQSHLMAPQTNSALGPVEINGLEDSTLSKVGKLSPEQKKEKIRRYMKKRNERNFNKKIKYACRKTLADSRPRVRGRFAKNDEFGEPSRQASSSHHDDEDEDDMGVKDEEQFVDSSDIFAHISGANSFKFNYPIQSWI
- the LOC104749536 gene encoding two-component response regulator-like APRR7 isoform X2, whose product is MLQDVISSHDQLSIDDITSPLSAQIFDFCDPQLFQETFNQTSEVTSTSNILEKSGSFHSNTNTTTTTENSNNNNNKNTELQDEEDDNNNTDLSIIFDSQEDFENDITASIDFSSSSLQYPVIDQLLTATSQDQFDFSSGLQVTHQPPNISFSGDPLSLPAVSSLAPSPLQSGVFEEDCLSSVPSYNHGLNPSYSFFRTSGLPAYMSTGLLCAESNLGLLPGNNHVGSETNKPHDPFMDFQADNGGLFCPDSIKRIFNPEDLQALGVGGVESQSHLMAPQTNSALGPVEINGLEDSTLSKVGKLSPEQKKEKIRRYMKKRNERNFNKKIKYACRKTLADSRPRVRGRFAKNDEFGEPSRQASSSHHDDEDEDDMGVKDEEQFVDSSDIFAHISGANSFKFNYPIQSWI
- the LOC104749536 gene encoding two-component response regulator-like APRR7 isoform X1 — translated: MLQDVISSHDQLSIDDITSPLSAQIFDFCDPQLFQETFNQTSEVTSTSNILEKSGSFHSNTNTTTTTENSNNNNNKNTELQDEEDDNNNTDLSIIFDSQEDFENDITASIDFSSSSLQYPVIDQLLTATSQDQFDFSSGLQVTHQPPNISFSGDPLSLPAVSSLAPSPLQSGVFEEDCLSSVPSYNHGLNPSYSFFRTSGLPAYMSTGLLCAESNLGLLPGNNHVGSETNKPHDPFMDFQADNGGLFCPDSIKRIFNPEDLQKALGVGGVESQSHLMAPQTNSALGPVEINGLEDSTLSKVGKLSPEQKKEKIRRYMKKRNERNFNKKIKYACRKTLADSRPRVRGRFAKNDEFGEPSRQASSSHHDDEDEDDMGVKDEEQFVDSSDIFAHISGANSFKFNYPIQSWI
- the LOC104749536 gene encoding two-component response regulator-like APRR7 isoform X4, with translation MLGFKDDITSPLSAQIFDFCDPQLFQETFNQTSEVTSTSNILEKSGSFHSNTNTTTTTENSNNNNNKNTELQDEEDDNNNTDLSIIFDSQEDFENDITASIDFSSSSLQYPVIDQLLTATSQDQFDFSSGLQVTHQPPNISFSGDPLSLPAVSSLAPSPLQSGVFEEDCLSSVPSYNHGLNPSYSFFRTSGLPAYMSTGLLCAESNLGLLPGNNHVGSETNKPHDPFMDFQADNGGLFCPDSIKRIFNPEDLQALGVGGVESQSHLMAPQTNSALGPVEINGLEDSTLSKVGKLSPEQKKEKIRRYMKKRNERNFNKKIKYACRKTLADSRPRVRGRFAKNDEFGEPSRQASSSHHDDEDEDDMGVKDEEQFVDSSDIFAHISGANSFKFNYPIQSWI